In Pseudomonas sp. MYb327, one DNA window encodes the following:
- a CDS encoding DMT family transporter, with the protein MSTPRKVDRSLQGIGLCTLGYAFLSLQDAGIKWLVADYSVFTILFWRAFVVVVACLLVGRLQLVQRAWRSSSRRLLVVRGLLSIAAWLLYYTAARDLTLAEMTTLYFSAPIMVTVLATVILKEQVSGWQWLALIIGFVGVVIACRPDNMTDPLPIVLTLLAAMCWAFTYIQLRQVDDQTSVLEQMLISNVVFVICMMVALPWTHTPAPTPAWLGMLVAGLMGGAGQFLLFASFQRATATVLAPFEYTGLIWAFLLSSLIWGTLMDVSLMIGAGLIAISGTLAMIFGRHPSQDVVGAECSVSQSLYPTTADVEAVGGAEGLGVEAPLDPEPVEHRR; encoded by the coding sequence ATGAGCACGCCAAGGAAGGTCGACCGTTCGTTGCAAGGCATTGGCCTGTGTACGTTGGGCTACGCGTTCCTGTCTTTGCAGGACGCGGGCATCAAGTGGCTGGTGGCTGATTATTCAGTGTTCACCATCCTGTTCTGGCGCGCGTTCGTGGTGGTGGTCGCGTGTTTGCTGGTGGGGCGTTTGCAACTGGTGCAACGCGCCTGGCGTTCGTCCAGTCGGCGCTTGTTGGTGGTGCGCGGCTTGTTGTCGATTGCCGCATGGCTGCTGTATTACACGGCAGCCCGCGACCTGACCCTGGCGGAAATGACCACGCTGTATTTCTCGGCACCGATCATGGTCACGGTGCTGGCGACGGTCATTCTCAAGGAACAAGTCAGCGGCTGGCAGTGGTTGGCCCTGATCATCGGTTTTGTCGGTGTGGTGATTGCCTGTCGCCCTGACAACATGACCGATCCGCTGCCGATTGTGCTGACGTTGCTGGCGGCGATGTGCTGGGCGTTCACCTATATCCAGTTGCGCCAGGTGGATGACCAGACGTCAGTGCTGGAACAAATGCTGATCAGCAACGTAGTGTTTGTCATTTGCATGATGGTGGCATTGCCCTGGACTCACACCCCGGCACCCACGCCTGCCTGGCTGGGAATGCTCGTCGCAGGCCTGATGGGCGGTGCCGGCCAGTTTCTGTTGTTCGCCAGTTTCCAGCGCGCCACGGCCACTGTGCTGGCGCCGTTCGAATACACGGGGCTGATCTGGGCGTTCCTGCTGTCGAGCCTGATCTGGGGCACGCTGATGGATGTGTCGTTGATGATCGGTGCCGGTTTGATCGCCATCAGCGGCACCCTGGCGATGATCTTCGGCCGGCATCCGTCACAGGACGTCGTGGGTGCTGAATGCTCCGTGTCGCAATCCCTTTACCCAACAACGGCAGATGTGGAGGCCGTTGGCGGGGCTGAAGGTCTCGGGGTTGAGGCACCACTCGATCCAGAGCCCGTCGAGCATCGCCGATAA
- a CDS encoding transporter substrate-binding domain-containing protein — translation MGNRRFAQWLTGAACVMLAGMSAAQAQPIRFAVAAEPYPPYTEKQANGEWKGFEVDLIHKLCSEMKAECEIKEVAWDGIIPSLLAKKIDVIFSSMSVTEEREKQIAFSKAYYDSVIAIVGPKGTSVTKYPDDLKGKTIGVQNSTVSASYLKTYYEKIADVKYYDTQDSANADLIAGRIDLMMADGTAMAAFVKTPDATNSNLEYLGAVPYDPIFGKGVGAGLRKGDTELKAKLDKAIQELLASKDYDDLSQSYFGTSVKPTF, via the coding sequence ATGGGAAATCGACGTTTTGCACAATGGTTGACCGGCGCAGCCTGCGTAATGCTGGCCGGCATGAGCGCGGCACAAGCGCAGCCGATCAGGTTCGCGGTCGCGGCCGAACCCTATCCGCCGTACACCGAGAAACAGGCCAACGGTGAGTGGAAAGGCTTTGAAGTCGACCTGATCCACAAGCTGTGCAGCGAAATGAAAGCCGAGTGCGAGATCAAGGAAGTGGCGTGGGACGGGATCATTCCGTCGTTGCTGGCGAAGAAGATCGACGTGATTTTCTCCTCGATGTCGGTCACCGAAGAGCGGGAAAAACAGATCGCCTTCAGCAAGGCTTACTACGACTCGGTCATTGCGATTGTCGGCCCCAAAGGCACTTCCGTGACCAAGTATCCGGATGACCTCAAGGGCAAGACCATCGGCGTGCAGAACTCGACGGTGAGCGCCAGCTACCTGAAGACCTACTACGAGAAAATTGCCGACGTTAAGTACTACGACACCCAGGACTCGGCCAACGCCGACCTGATTGCAGGTCGTATCGACCTGATGATGGCGGACGGCACTGCCATGGCGGCCTTCGTCAAAACCCCGGATGCCACCAACAGCAACCTGGAATACCTCGGCGCCGTGCCGTACGACCCGATCTTCGGCAAGGGTGTGGGTGCGGGTCTGCGCAAGGGCGACACCGAACTTAAGGCCAAACTCGACAAGGCGATCCAGGAACTGCTGGCGAGCAAGGACTATGACGACCTCTCCCAGAGCTATTTCGGTACCAGCGTGAAACCGACGTTCTGA
- a CDS encoding ABC transporter permease subunit (The N-terminal region of this protein, as described by TIGR01726, is a three transmembrane segment that identifies a subfamily of ABC transporter permease subunits, which specificities that include histidine, arginine, glutamine, glutamate, L-cystine (sic), the opines (in Agrobacterium) octopine and nopaline, etc.), giving the protein MPAMFDLINFTEQGWGGALLKGLLMTLQISAGAFVVGLAIGLVVACIKLGAPKPIAAVARGYTTLFRAVPELLLILLLYYVGSMLLNSFMAWLGYDTVNVSGPLAAIVVLGLVQGAYASEIFRAAIQAIPYGQIEAAKAFGLHGFGLFRRVTLPIMAPYAMAGMANLWINLIKDSALISVVGTNELLYTAKQGAGSTRHYLLFYLTAAALYYAVTLASNYLSGRLERRIRRWMPLAD; this is encoded by the coding sequence ATGCCAGCAATGTTCGATTTGATCAATTTCACCGAACAAGGGTGGGGTGGGGCGCTGTTGAAAGGGCTCTTGATGACCCTGCAGATATCGGCCGGGGCCTTTGTGGTCGGGTTGGCCATCGGATTGGTGGTGGCGTGTATCAAACTCGGTGCACCGAAACCGATCGCCGCCGTGGCGCGGGGTTACACCACGCTGTTTCGCGCCGTACCTGAACTGCTGCTGATCCTGCTGCTTTATTACGTCGGTTCCATGCTGCTTAACTCGTTCATGGCCTGGCTCGGTTACGACACAGTCAACGTCAGCGGCCCACTCGCGGCAATCGTGGTTCTCGGCCTGGTGCAGGGTGCCTACGCCTCGGAGATTTTCCGTGCCGCGATCCAGGCGATTCCCTACGGCCAGATCGAAGCCGCCAAGGCTTTCGGCTTGCACGGCTTTGGCCTGTTCCGCCGCGTCACGCTGCCGATCATGGCGCCTTACGCGATGGCGGGGATGGCAAACCTGTGGATCAACCTGATCAAGGACAGTGCGTTGATCAGCGTGGTCGGCACCAACGAGCTGCTGTACACCGCCAAGCAAGGCGCGGGTTCGACGCGTCATTATCTGTTGTTCTACCTCACGGCTGCCGCGCTGTATTACGCGGTGACGTTGGCGTCGAACTATCTGTCGGGACGGCTTGAGCGACGCATTCGTCGCTGGATGCCCCTGGCTGACTAA
- a CDS encoding ABC transporter permease subunit (The N-terminal region of this protein, as described by TIGR01726, is a three transmembrane segment that identifies a subfamily of ABC transporter permease subunits, which specificities that include histidine, arginine, glutamine, glutamate, L-cystine (sic), the opines (in Agrobacterium) octopine and nopaline, etc.), protein MIPAWIVEYASLLGRGLQTTVVILLISSVFGFALAVLVALARISKNKVIAKVSLFYTSVTRGTPLLIQIYIFYYGLGSLFAQFPLIRGSFLWPYLRDGYWYIVFALVVSVGAYVGEVIRGGLLAVPKGEMEAASAFGMTPRQSLLRVRLPRALRLLLPTLAGETVMLLKSTALASTIAVIDLLGAANVVRAQTLQVYEPLLLVAGVYVCLTFLIEALFAFFERRGTPVRRSA, encoded by the coding sequence ATGATTCCAGCGTGGATAGTTGAATATGCGTCGCTGTTGGGCCGAGGGTTGCAGACCACCGTCGTCATCCTGCTCATTTCCAGTGTTTTCGGGTTTGCATTGGCCGTGTTGGTGGCGTTGGCGCGAATCTCGAAGAACAAGGTGATCGCCAAGGTCAGCCTGTTCTATACCAGCGTGACCCGTGGCACACCGTTGCTGATCCAGATCTACATCTTCTATTACGGCCTCGGCAGTCTGTTTGCGCAGTTCCCGCTGATCCGTGGCAGTTTTCTCTGGCCGTATCTGCGTGACGGCTATTGGTACATCGTCTTTGCGCTGGTGGTGTCGGTGGGCGCCTATGTCGGCGAAGTGATTCGCGGTGGCCTGCTGGCGGTGCCCAAAGGTGAAATGGAAGCCGCCTCGGCGTTCGGCATGACCCCGCGTCAATCGCTGCTGAGGGTGCGTTTGCCCCGGGCGCTGCGTTTGCTGTTGCCGACCCTGGCCGGCGAAACCGTAATGCTGCTCAAGTCCACGGCGCTGGCGTCGACCATCGCCGTGATCGACCTGCTGGGCGCGGCCAACGTGGTGCGGGCCCAGACCCTGCAAGTGTATGAGCCGTTGCTGCTGGTGGCCGGTGTGTATGTCTGCCTGACGTTTCTGATCGAGGCGCTGTTTGCCTTCTTCGAACGGCGCGGCACGCCTGTGCGCAGGTCGGCGTAA